The proteins below are encoded in one region of Lactuca sativa cultivar Salinas chromosome 3, Lsat_Salinas_v11, whole genome shotgun sequence:
- the LOC111885821 gene encoding uncharacterized protein LOC111885821 — MNTTIATTTTTTSPNHHHPPPINIAVSATPNFTAYPIMGAEEPRPQPPSSQSQSPLLSQQPQSPPLPPTEEPSSNSDLSQIPPTNPSKIPIRPQKIRKLSSFASTDSTTTLPEEIKPQTTIAEADASKTIILSTTTSTVVTKNRRRNPSQSAKDLPKIIKPLSAPGEITAALHHLRSTDPLLANLIDNHPPPTFDTHQAPFLALSKSILYQQLAYKAGTSIYTRFVTLCGGETGVVPETVLSLTSQQLKQIGVSGRKASYLFDLANKYKTGILSDESIVKMDDRSLFTMLSMVKGIGSWSVHMFMIFSLHRPDVLPVSDLGVRKGVQLLFSLEELPRPSQMEQLCVKWQPYRSVGAWYMWRFVEGKGGQPAGAAMVGLAGDNFPAQQQSEQTQQQQQHQLQLLEPITNIGSLGACIWGQ; from the exons ATGAATACCAccatcgccaccaccaccaccaccacctcccccaATCACCACCATCCACCACCCATCAACATCGCCGTATCCGCAACTCCCAACTTTACAGCATACCCCATCATGGGTGCAGAAGAGCCCAGACCCCAACCCCCATCGTCGCAATCACAATCACCCCTTCTATCTCAACAACCACAATCGCCGCCGCTTCCACCAACCGAGGAACCATCTTCTAATTCCGATCTTTCCCAGATTCCCCCAACAAACCCTTCCAAAATTCCAATTCGCCCTCAAAAAATTCGAAAACTTTCCTCATTCGCATCTACCGACTCCACAACAACGCTCCCGGAAGAAATTAAACCTCAAACAACAATCGCGGAAGCCGACGCATCAAAGACCATCATCCTTTCAACCACCACATCAACCGTCGTAACAAAAAACCGCCGTCGAAACCCTTCACAATCCGCCAAAGATTTACCCAAAATAATAAAACCCTTATCTGCACCAGGCGAGATCACCGCCGCTCTTCACCACCTCCGATCCACCGACCCACTCCTCGCAAACTTAATCGACAACCACCCACCACCAACATTCGACACACATCAAGCCCCCTTTTTAGCCCTATCAAAATCCATTCTTTATCAACAACTCGCGTACAAAGCCGGGACATCGATCTACACCCGTTTCGTAACGCTCTGCGGCGGCGAGACCGGCGTCGTCCCGGAAACCGTCCTCTCTCTCACATCCCAACAACTTAAACAAATCGGGGTTTCTGGGCGGAAGGCAAGTTACCTTTTTGATTTAGCTAACAAGTACAAAACCGGCATTTTGTCCGATGAATCAATCGTGAAAATGGATGATAGATCCCTCTTCACAATGCTGTCAATGGTGAAAGGAATCGGATCATGGTCTGTTCATATGTTTATGATCTTTTCACTTCATCGACCCGATGTTTTACCTGTCAGTGATTTGGGGGTTCGTAAAGGAGTGcagttattgttttcattagaAGAGCTTCCAAGACCCTCGCAAATGGAGCAACTATGTGTGAAATGGCAGCCGTATAGATCCGTTGGAGCCTGGTATATGTGGCGGTTTGTTGAAGGTAAGGGTGGTCAGCCCGCCGGAGCTGCCATGGTTGGTTTAGCCGGCGATAATTTTCCGGCACAGCAACAATCCGAACagacacaacaacaacaacaacatcaattgCAACTTTTAGAACCAATCACCAACATTGGAAGTCTCGG GGCTTGCATTTGGGGACAATGA